GCTCATCGACGGCATCACCCGCACGCTCACCTGCCCGGTCGTCCACCTGTAGCGCGGCCGCGCCCGATGCGGTTGGCGCGTCGCGCGTGGCGCTCGAGCGCGAGCTCCACGAGCCGGTCGACGAGCTTCGGGTAGGGCACCCCCGACGCCTCCCAGAGCTTCGGGTACATCGAGATCGGCGTGAAGCCGGGAATCGTGTTCGCTTCGTTGACGAGGAAGCCCCGTCCGTCCTCCTCGTAGAAGAAGTCGACGCGTGCCATCCCTTCGGCCCGCAGTGCGGCGAACACCTCGATCGCGAGCGCGCGCACTTCGGCGGTGGCGGCGGGTGTGAGCGGAGCCGGCACCACGAGGCCGGCGCCGTCGACGAGGTACTTGTCCTCGTAGTCGTAGAACTCGCGGCTCGGCACGACCTCGCCGGGCACGGACGCCTCGGGGTCGCGGTTGCCGAGCACGGCGACCTCGATCTCGCGTCCGACGACGGCCTCCTCGACCACGACCCACTCGTCGTAGGAGAACGCGAGCCCGAGGGCCCGCTCCAAGGCCTCGCCGTCGGCGACCTTCGACACGCCGACCGACGAGCCGAGGTTGGCGGGCTTCACGAACACCGGCCAACCGAGCTCGCGCTCGACGCGATCGCGCAGCCGCGG
This is a stretch of genomic DNA from Actinomycetota bacterium. It encodes these proteins:
- a CDS encoding D-alanine--D-alanine ligase gives rise to the protein MTAQKIRLVVLYGGRSAEHEVSCVTAVHVLEALDPDRYDVVPIGITAEGRWLLDEATIAALKGGAGGLPRALEAAGREVSPFSPVAQAKGDDAPIVFLPLLHGPFGEDGTVQGLLEVAGVPYVGAGVLGSALAMDKAKAKEVLGAHGLPQARWLGLHEDEAGPRLRDRVERELGWPVFVKPANLGSSVGVSKVADGEALERALGLAFSYDEWVVVEEAVVGREIEVAVLGNRDPEASVPGEVVPSREFYDYEDKYLVDGAGLVVPAPLTPAATAEVRALAIEVFAALRAEGMARVDFFYEEDGRGFLVNEANTIPGFTPISMYPKLWEASGVPYPKLVDRLVELALERHARRANRIGRGRATGGRPGR